The sequence CTCGGTGTTCAACGATCTTGACCTTCTTCAAGAATCAACCACTTTGATTTGAGAGCATCCCTCAATCAATCGGGCGGTCAAAGGTATTCAATTTTGCCGACTGGTGTACGATGGACATGTTCAGATACAGCTCAGGCTGAAATGGAAACGGATGACGAAGATGCTATTATGGTCGTCAAGTGCGTTTGCTCCGAGTCCGACTCGTgtacgagagagagagacagggcACATGGGATGAGTGTTGACCGGTCCATCGGATTGATCTCATCGGATCATATGCGCCGACGGGTGAACGGAAGGAACAAGGACGAACATGAACCTTCCTTTGTCTGAGGTACTCCGGCGTACGTCACGCTTCCGAAGATGCTTGGACGCAGTGGTAACAGTTAAAGCAGCAGATGATGGATGACAAACATGGTACAGTGCTTGTTCCGAGCGAGATACCCATTTGCACAGAGACCGGGGGTTGAAGTTGCTGCCTGGAAAGTTGGGTTCCATGGCATTTGGATGGAAGCTTTGACCGTCACTGGTTGACATTAACAAAGGCCATCGAGCATGCCCACTTCTTTCACTTTATCACTTTTACTCGAAGCCTCTCGTTTAGCGGAAGACTTCAAGATGTCAAATCTGATGTAAAGTTGGATTTCCATCATCTGGATTAAGAACAACCTCAAGTGTGTTTGAATTCTCTAAGCACCGAGCGCACGGCATTTTATCAAACGAATGGAAGGCACACTCCATCGTATACTCCCTTGCGTGTCAGCCATGTCTATTTCCAAAAACTGATTGTTTATCAGCCGTCTAAAACGCATCCGATGGTCGCCATCCAAATTGTCAAGTGCGGGGAGCGGCGTCGACGTCGACGTCGACGTCCGCCACGATAACGCTCGTGGGCGAAACCCGGTACGACGTCCGACGTGGACGGGCGGCCCCCGCTACGGATGGAGGAGCGAAGCTTCTGTTAAAGCTGGTGTTGTTGTTAGTTGAGGAGGCGAGGAGTGGTGTTCGTCGGGGCCCGATGCCGTCTCCGTTAACGGTGGGTTAACCATGGTTAGGCCGGGTTACGGTGACAGCGAATTGGCTTCTATATAATGCCACTACCTTTGCGGTGTTTCCTTGCAACTGCATTCTCCATCAGCTTTTCTGTTCTCTCCTTCGATCACATCTTTTTGCTCTGGGAAACGTGAGAGGTGAGAAGAGGGCGGCAATGACGGCGGGTTTAAGATGGATTCctcctctgcttcttcttcttctgggctTCCTGCTGGTTTTGAACGGAAGTCGGGGGTGGATTGGAAGCGAGCGGTCCTCTGGCTCGAGGTACATTTCTATCGTTTGTCCCTTTGACATCTCTTTCCTTCTTTCCGTTTCATTTGAAATAAAGATGCAGGAGTTTCAGTCGTTTCTTGTGAAACGTTATGCGGGCTTCTGCCATTTCTATGGAAATGGGAATTTGGGGGGTTTGAGATGGCTTTGATTCTGTTCTGGAGCAGAGCGAGAGCTGAGGTTTTGCCGAAGAAGTGGCGTTGGGCAGAACTAGTTAAGAAGAAGGTTCTCACAGGTTGTTGTACTTCTCGGGCTTCTTGCAGGAATGGCGGAGCATCGCGGAGGAGCTTGAGAGAGGCCTCCGCGAACGCGACCAGCGCCGATGCTTCCTTGGAAGAGAGGTGAGTTCCAAACTCCATGTTCGAGTTTTCCCGGTTCCTACGAGAATCTGGGCCGTTCATCGGACTTCGCTGAGATCGACATCTCTTAGCTTTCCGATCACGCTTTGTTTCCTTACGCTTCGCTTTGCTCGTTGCTCCCCCACTGCCATTGCTTTCTTGGAAAAGGGTAGGAACAAAAAACCAACCAAATCAAATCTCAAGCCCTTTCTTCGTCCTTTTACACCACCAATGCAGAAGACTCCGGTCAATACCCATCGAAGGATGGGGTGAGTGATGCTGTGATGGGGCCAGAATCTCGTTTCTTGGTAATCAATCGATTCCCTTATTCTCCATGGCTGAACCATGGCGTTTCCCGCTTTGGCGCCGTAGCTTTCCCTTCCGAGGTATTCTATGGTCAGGTCAGAAGACAACCGACCACCGGGATCTGTGCGTCATTCCCCAAAAATTGTAACATCTCGACTTGGGAGACGTGACGTGATTTGGTCAAAATAAAATCGACTAGTCCATTTTTCTCACTGTTTCTTAGTCGCTTTAATATATGACAATTGCAAGCGATGACTATTGACCAAGAATGATGCTTCATGCTTCTCCTACTCCTAGGGCTGTAACCAGGGCAGCAGAAGCCGCAGTCGACGACCCCGAGGAGGTTGCTTCGACGGTCCTGACGTAAGTCATCCTGATTTCTATATCCTACGTTGTCAATTCTCTCGAATAGAAAGTTGAGGAATTCTAAATGAATGCAGCTTTGTTGGATATAAACTTTTGTTGTTTGCTGTTTTCCTGTTGTTCTTTTTGCATGCCAAAATCTCGTCTTCCTGCTATTTAATTATAATAACTGCAGCATCAACGTTGAGTGTCCTCCCATCATTTCCCGGAGTCCCACGGCCAGAATAAGTCACCTGCAGTTGCATCTTTTCTTGTTCATGATAGGATTCCATTGACGCCTTCGACatgttcgattgcattttaatgaTCACAGACAGACTAGATGCACTGTTTTCGGTTCTTCATTTCAATTTTACGTTCGTTTCTTTGGTACCGAATGGGATCACGTGCGCCATGCACTCTTTGCGCTCGCTCTACCTGCGGAGACTTCGATTGTTTCGATGATAGAAGAATACCTTTCTCCCTTGGAGTGGTCGCCATCACCTAATTAGTACAACAAGCCTCTTATCTTTCGCTGCATTAAAGACATGCTTCTCCTTGACGTTGTACTTCCTACACCCGCATTAATTCCTCACATGAAACGGTTTGTTCCACAGGTCTAGTGGACCAGTGAAACTTGCATCTGAGATGCTATCCTTTCCCATCCCCGTAGGTGACTGGTCCATAAATTCCTCAAAATTGATGGCCTATGGATTTACTTATGGTGTTTTGTTCTGCCAATTCATCGAGCATCTTTGCTACATAGCCTTAGCAACGGACGGAGAGTCCACTCTTTTCATGAGGAAATGCTAACGATTCGGTATGACAAACTTCTTTCGTCAGGACCATAATCAACAGCACGGCTCGCAGATCTCTTGGTTATCTGTCGTGCGGTTCAGGCAACCCGATCGACGACTGCTGGCGGTGCGACCCCGATTGGCATGTCAACAGAAAAAAGCTCGCTGACTGCGGCATTGGCTTTGGCCGCAACGCGATAGGTGGCCGCGACGGGGAGTTGTACGTTGTGACAGACTCCGGGGACGATGATCCCGTGAATCCTCGCCCGGGAACACTTAGATACGCCGTCATCCAGGACGTGCCCCTCTGGATCACCTTTAAACACGACATGGAGATCACGCTCAAGGAGGAACTCATTATGAACAGCTTTAAGACGATCGATGGACGCGGTGTCAACGTCCACATTGCCAATGGCGCCTGCATCACCATCCAGTACATCACCAACGTCATCATCCACGGCCTCCACATCCACGACTGCAAGCCCACCGGGAATGCCATGGTCCGCAGCTCTCCTTCTCACTATGGATGGAGAACCATGGCTGATGGGGATGCCGTTTCCATTTTCGGCTCCAGCCACATTTGGGTGGACCACTGCTCTCTGTCCAACTGCGCCGATGGACTTGTCGATGCCGTCATGGGCTCCACTGCCATTACGGTCTCCAACAATTACTTCACCCACCACAATGAGGTATCCCTTTCTTGCATTGCTCCAGTCGAACGTCGGTTATTCGATTTTATTCTGTAGCACCAAAAGAGTGTTGAATAAGGGACGAATTCGACAGGAAgtgccatttcatatatcatgcgTTCTATTTGTCCAGTGCAAGACATATTAAAAACAAGAAAAGATGTTGCTACCAAATGTTACTTTCTAAATATGACTACTGTACATCTAGCCACCTTATTTCAGTGCTCTTTCTTTGATGATTGAGATTGCCTATTATGACAGGCACCAAGGAGCATTCGCCAAAGAATTGATTTCTATTTTCTTAACTGCAATTGGCATTTAGCACGGGAGAACAAAAAAGATTTGCTTGATTGACATTGATGATTTATCTAAATTCTGAAAATTTGTCTTGTGTGAGCATTATTGGCCGAATTGATGCAGGTCATGCTTTTGGGACACACTGATTCTTATGCAAGGGACAGCATCATGCAAGTAACGATCGCATTTAATCATTTTGGTGAAGGCCTGATTCAGAGAATGCCCAGGTAACTTTCGGAAATCCACAACGATGGAATATATATTGTCCAACTCTTTTGATCCGCTTAGGAAACAGGAACAATGTTGCTTGAGATTTCAGGTGCAGGCATGGCTACTTCCACGTGGTAAACAATGACTACACGCACTGGGAGATGTACGCCATTGGCGGTAGCGCGAATCCAACGATCAACAGTCAAGGCAACCGATACCTTGCGCCGACCAATCCATTTGCAAAGGAGGTACAAGAAGCAACCTACAACAGCTCCGTCCATCCTCCCTCTTTTGTGCACCATTTATAAGAATTTTCCTTCCATCGCGACTTCTAACAATCCCTATGCTTCGATTGAATAGGTAACAAAAAGGGTGGACACAGATCAAAGCACGTGGAAGAACTGGAATTGGAGGTCGGAGGGTGACCTGCTTCTGAATGGTGCTTTTTTCACCCCTTCCGGTGCAGGGGCTTCAGCCAGCTACGCACGGGCCTCCAGCTTTGGGGCCAAGCCCTCTTCCTTGGTCGACACACTGACTTCTGATGCTGGGGTCCTGTCTTGCCAAGTCGGCACTCGATGTTAACGTAATGCCAAGTAGCAGAACGCCACAACCCGAAGGATGGGAAATTGTACTTGACGGTGTTACAAATTTCTTCTATGTTACACCGTCAGAAATGTCATTTCCTCCAATTGCCCAACCTCCGCCTGCCTCCATATGTGGAGCGCATGCGGAAGCGTTGTCAGTTTCTTTTATTCTACTTCGCTGTTTTAGCTCGGTTACACCGTCCATCTAGCAATAAGTGGGATTATAGATAGACTTCATCCTGGTGGCGTGTCGTCACAGTTGAATTTGCTACAATGCAGCAGAATTTTATATAGTTGCAATTTAGTCTTTTGCCCGTTATCCTTGTACCTTAAGCGTGGTCATTGTATTGGTAGGAATGGATTTTGTCATCTTAAAGATTGTATTACGTATGGTCTCTCCTCATAAGACTGACTATGGTTCTTAAATAGCAAACCTGGAAGTATCCATCTTTGCCTGATACCCAATCTATCTGTTTCTCTTTGTCTTCTCTCAGAATACAGTGGTCTAACTGCACAATGGATGATTTAGCTTATTCCAGATCTTAGAGGAGATAATTTTCCTTTCTATATGTTGGTTGCTTTCACCAGTTTCTGATTATTATTGGTATTATAACAAAAAGGAATGGACCCCATCCCACAAAATCATTGGAGTTGATCTTGATTTGAAATGATTTTATTCATATATCAATTTGTTGATACTTACTATTCGAACCTATTGATTTTTAATATCATAAGTTGGAGAAACAATTCGTTACCTCATTTAAGTGGAATTCCCAAGAATTAATAAATACATTCTATTTCCATGTCATTTTTAGGAGATGCCAAAAATGCTGCCATCATATATGGCACTTTTCCTAAACAATAACGAGTCGCTCTAATCTGACACGTAGACAACTATATCCCACCCACCCCCGTCCATTAGTGCCGACGTCACAAGTGACGTTTTATGTCGTCTCAAGTTAACATCCAGAATCGGACGGCTGGATCTTCTCGCTATCGGATCGATCGAAGGGCTGATATGGAATTCGTCATTGCCGTGCTTCCGTCCGCATAGATTCTTATATACGACCTCTTACGCGTGTGGCTACTCCGATATAATTGTCCGGAGACGCCTCCGTTGGAATGGCGTGAACGCTTCTTTCTTCCCGGTGTTGCAAAAGAAATATCTctggagagagaggagagagaggagagagagagagagagagaaaggggggaAAGCGATCTGCATCGGATCAAATACATGGAGAAGGCGATCGATCGGCAGCGGGTCCTCCTTCGACACCTCCGACCCTCCCCTTCTTCGTCCCCGAATGGATCGCATTTGATCTCGGTAATCGCTTCCCACCCTGTCTTTTCCGTCACGGTGGTGGATGGATCAGTTAGTG comes from Musa acuminata AAA Group cultivar baxijiao chromosome BXJ3-3, Cavendish_Baxijiao_AAA, whole genome shotgun sequence and encodes:
- the LOC135633166 gene encoding probable pectate lyase 8 isoform X2, translating into MTAGLRWIPPLLLLLLGFLLVLNGSRGWIGSERSSGSRNGGASRRSLREASANATSADASLEERAVTRAAEAAVDDPEEVASTVLTTIINSTARRSLGYLSCGSGNPIDDCWRCDPDWHVNRKKLADCGIGFGRNAIGGRDGELYVVTDSGDDDPVNPRPGTLRYAVIQDVPLWITFKHDMEITLKEELIMNSFKTIDGRGVNVHIANGACITIQYITNVIIHGLHIHDCKPTGNAMVRSSPSHYGWRTMADGDAVSIFGSSHIWVDHCSLSNCADGLVDAVMGSTAITVSNNYFTHHNEVMLLGHTDSYARDSIMQVTIAFNHFGEGLIQRMPRCRHGYFHVVNNDYTHWEMYAIGGSANPTINSQGNRYLAPTNPFAKEVTKRVDTDQSTWKNWNWRSEGDLLLNGAFFTPSGAGASASYARASSFGAKPSSLVDTLTSDAGVLSCQVGTRC
- the LOC135633166 gene encoding probable pectate lyase 8 isoform X1 — its product is MTAGLRWIPPLLLLLLGFLLVLNGSRGWIGSERSSGSRARAEVLPKKWRWAELVKKKVLTGCCTSRASCRNGGASRRSLREASANATSADASLEERAVTRAAEAAVDDPEEVASTVLTTIINSTARRSLGYLSCGSGNPIDDCWRCDPDWHVNRKKLADCGIGFGRNAIGGRDGELYVVTDSGDDDPVNPRPGTLRYAVIQDVPLWITFKHDMEITLKEELIMNSFKTIDGRGVNVHIANGACITIQYITNVIIHGLHIHDCKPTGNAMVRSSPSHYGWRTMADGDAVSIFGSSHIWVDHCSLSNCADGLVDAVMGSTAITVSNNYFTHHNEVMLLGHTDSYARDSIMQVTIAFNHFGEGLIQRMPRCRHGYFHVVNNDYTHWEMYAIGGSANPTINSQGNRYLAPTNPFAKEVTKRVDTDQSTWKNWNWRSEGDLLLNGAFFTPSGAGASASYARASSFGAKPSSLVDTLTSDAGVLSCQVGTRC